The Sesamum indicum cultivar Zhongzhi No. 13 linkage group LG6, S_indicum_v1.0, whole genome shotgun sequence genomic interval ttatttttccttctaaGACAATATCATTGTCTTCTCTAAGGATGTTTTACTTTATTCATGCTGGTGCATCGATTGTCACTCTAATCTTTTCCACTGTTTTCGTTAATAGGTCATGCCATCTTTGAGAGAAAAGCATGACGAGTTCTTGTTGAGGGAGCTTGTGGAAAGATGGAGCGATCATAGACACATGGTCAGGTGGCTTTCACGTTTCTTTCACTATCTTGATCGATATTTTATAGCTCGAAGGTCGCTTCCTGCGCTGAAAGAAGTTGGGCTGGCCTCCTTTAGAGATGTGGTTGGTTCTTGTCTCCCACCCCTTTTTGCATCAAGATGTGGTtgtgttgttttttttccttcttcttttaCTTTGATCAAGCATATTCAGTTTCTGTGTTACCTGAAATAATTTAGTTCTCTTTACATTTGCATGGTAGGCTTACCAAGAGTTGAAATGCAAAGCTAGAGATGCTGTTATTCCTATGGCAAGGgcttttcatttcatatgGCTTTTATGTTTATTGATTGTTGTGCAAGTTTTATAACCATGCTTATATGGCAGATTGATCAAGAACATAAAGGACAGCAGATTGATAGTGCTTTGCTGAAGAATGTACTAGATATATTTGTTGAGATTGGAATGGGACAAATGgattattatgaaaatgacCTTGAAAGTGCAATGCTTGATGATACAGCTGCTTACTATTCACGAAAAGCTTCAGACTGGATTGTGGAAGATTCGTGTCCTGATTACATGTTGAAGGTGCATATCACCATTTACTCACTTTGCCCCAATACATtgaaaacttttctttttgttaatttagcATCTGTTTATTGCATGAACAACAGGCAGAGGAGTGcttgaagaaggaaaaggacaGGGTTTTTCATTGCTTGCATTCAAGCAGTGAGGCAAAGCTTTTGGAGGTTGGTTTTTATATTCTGTTTTATTTGAACTTTTGACCCAGCGTAGAAAAGCATGATGGATTGATAAATCTCTCAATTCTTGCTCAATTAGTTGATGCCTGTATCATTTCAGAATAAATTGGTAGTAGATAGGAGAGCTTTTCTAAATGTTGATTTCATAATGAATATGCTAAATGACAAATGCTCAAATAATTGAAGTAGGACCGTGAATGTGAATGATTTAAATTGAGCGTAATCTGCTTATTTTGGACGAGTGCTTAAAGAACTTGCTAAAATATACAAGTTGATGCCTTCACTTGCAGCCCAAGAAAGGTTTCAGTGGTTGCTTATCACTTTGGTGTAGGTATGAAACTGACTGAGCAGGTTTATCCAAGTTTTATGGCATTAGATTGCAGTATGAGCATTCGTTCCAACTACTAGCAAAATGAAAGTATGATAAAATTTGTTCTTGAAATAGAAATATGGCTTTGGAAAATTGTTCCATCCTCTGCATGTTAGTTTCTCATGTTTTCTGGTTGTTTGCTGCAGAAAGTGCAAAATGAATGTTGGTACTATATACCAACCAGTTATTGGAGAAGGAGCAGTCCGGATGTCATGTTTTGCTCAGAGATGATAAGGTCTCTTGCTTTGGTTGATAATTTGATGACTTTATCTTGGCTTGTCTTGAAAAGATAGATATCTGACCTTATACTCGCTTTTATCAATGGGTTTTAGGTGGAGGATCTTTCCAGGATGTATAGGCTCTTCCAAAGAATTCCGAAGGGATTGGAGCATGTTGCAAACACATTCAGGCAGGTTTGTGGTATTTCAATGTTTGTGAGATATCTCCGACGCTGTCAGTCATTGTTAATTCACTAATGCTTATGATGATTGCTTTGTGCAGCATGTCACTGTTGAGGGCATGGTTGTTATCCAGCAGGCTGAAGATGCTGCAAGTCACAAGGTCACTCCACTGAACTTTTCAGGTGATCTTAACATCTTTTGCATGGCATgtaacatttaattttcttatatacaCATTGTGAGCATCCTTGGGACTCTTGAAATTACTGTGAAATAACTTGTGTCTCATTCTCATGATGGTCGTttattccttttccttttaatttaataatgcatCCTTTGAAATGTTTTGTCGAAGTTGATATGTTTCATTTCATATTATGCCCTGTGTCGTTGTACTTGGACGCTAATACGAATTTCTGGTGGCCTAAAGATAGAGAAAGCCACTGGAGGACAAGAGCAGGTAAAACACCATTTGTTCATTTAACACTTCTGTTTGGTATGGCTGGTTGGTTATGTTTGCTTATTGCAGGTCCTTGTGCCAAAAGTGATCGAGCTTCATGACAAGTATTACGCATATGTGACTGATTGTTTTTGCAATAACTCCATATTTCACAAGGTACGAGTTCCATGTTAAATtgtctatttaatttttcttgcttctttTATTCTGCTGTCTTATGGATTGAACACGAAGGAACGATTTTTTGGATCTGGATTTGATCATGTAGGCTCTCAAGGACGCCTTTGAGACCTTCTGCAACAAAGTTATTGGTGGCACCTCAACTCCAGAGCTCTTGGCCTCGTTCTGTGATAATATTCTTAAGAAGGGTGGGAGTGACAAGCTTAGTGATGAAGCAATTGAGGAAACTCTGGACAAGGTATTCTTTCCCCATCTTTGGTCAAAGTTCATTTGGGGACCCTCTTTtacattgaaatttaatttaattgtttgtaGGTGGTCAAGCTCCTTGCCTATGTCAACGATAAGGACCTCTTTGCTGAGTTCTATAGGTGATTAATTGTTTTCTTACTTGagttttgtcaattaaatagATTTGATGTGTAATTGATGTTCACATTTAAGTCCATTGCATCACCTGTCGATAGAAAAAGGCTATCTCGTCGGTTGCTTTTTGACAGAAGCGCCAATGATGACCACGAAAAGactttttttaacaaaattgaagCAGCAGTGTGTGGTCGATTCACTTCAAAGATGGAAGGAATGGTGAGTTATGTTTCTTTACTATTTTCCACTATATTGCAATAGTGACTTAAGATCTCAACTGTCTGTTTTTCCGTCTAGGTTACTGATATCACGCTGGCAAGGGAAAACCAGACTTGGTTCCAAGAATATCTTAGCAATAATGAAGCTGCTAACCCTGGAATGGAGTTAACTGTCACTGTTCCCACAACTGGATTTTGGCCAAGTTATAAATTGTCTGATCTGANNNNNNNNNNNNNNNNNNNNNNNNNNNNNNNNNNNNNNNNNNNNNNNNNNNNNNNNNNNNNNNNNNNNNNNNNNNNNNNNNNNNNNNNNNNNNNNNNNNNNNNNNNNNNNNNNNNNNNNNNNNNNNNNNNNNNNNNNNNNNNNNNNNNNNNNNNNNNNNNNGTgttatccttttctttggCCAACAAGTTTTCCAACTTCTTGCCATTTGTTATgtcttccttttgttttttgtgatGCATGAATATCTAAACATTCTTCTGGCAACTCCTGTTTCAGGTGAAGTGCGTTGAGGTTTTCAAGGAGTTCTACCAAACGAAAACAAAACACAGGAAACTTGCATGGATTTATTCTTTGGGGACCTGCAACATAAATGGGAAGTTTGAGCAGAAAACCGTTGAGCAGATACTTGGAACTTTCCAGGTTAATTGTTTTTGAATTACTCCAGCCATCAGCTACTCTAGAAGCCACAAAgaggaggaggaaaattgGATATCTAATGCGGATTttggtttttaaaatttatcaggCTGCCGTGCTGCTGCTGTTCAATAATGCAGATAGGCTGAGTTATTCAGAAATCACGATTCAGTTGAATTTGGGTGATGATGATTTATTTAGATTGCTTCAGTCACTTTCATGCGCCAAGTACAAGATCTTAAATAAGGAGCCAAATACGAAATCTGTGTCTACAAatgattattttgagtttaatTCGAAGTTCACAGACAAGATGAGGAGGATCAGGGTTAGGAATTTTTTTGATGTCTTGTTTCATATCTCCTTTTTATCTGCTTCATTCTGGCGAAGGTTCTTTCTTTCTGGTGTTTCAGATACCTCTACTCTCTGTGGATGATAGGAAAAAGGTAGTTGAAGATGTTGACAAGGATAGGCGTTATGCGATTGATGCTGCTATTGTTCGCATAATGAAAAGCCATAAAGTTTTGGGCCATCAACAGCTAGTCTTGGAGTGCGTTGAACAGTTGAGCCGCATGTTCAAGGTAAGAGAGACATTTTTATTTCCAGTGATGTGGAAGATGACCAGCAGTAATTCAATCTGGATGGTGATTTTATCATGGCCTTAGATCttcatttttgtattgttaaattaatttgtgcttttttgttgtttgtttcaGGATTTATTTATGCTTCACTTTAGTTGTCTAGTACCCTTGTTTCTTTCACttgtaaactatttttatccCTTCTATCTTGTCAAATGATACTCCTGCTTTTCAATGGAGTGCTGGTAGGatagtgttttctttttcaaataaagtgCATGCTTCTTTTTGCTGAGAAAATCATCACTGTTGGGTCCGGAGAAGGGACCGGATGGGGATAGTTCTAAAATggaaattagaattaaaaaaaaacttctttTTGTGTACACCTTCATACCTATAAGCAGTTTCCTACATAAATCGCATTCTGCCGCCTTGTGTTGATTTGGAATTATTtgtaatacaatatatttttgcagCCTGATTTTAAAGAGAATTGAAGATCTGATAACACGAGACTACTTGGAAAGAGATAAAGAGAACCCCAACTTATTCAGGTATTTAGCTTGAAACAGATTTCAATATTGAGAAGCTGCTTGGGGGTTCCAGTTTTGCTTTTGCAGTTGATTTAGCTCAAATCCTTGGAGAATGTCGGCACAAATCAACTACCGCAGCCACTTCACTAATCATTAAATCAGAAATTAGAGCAGgcctctcttcttctttccaCGTGGTCAGCTTGGCAGATACACTGTTACCATCGTTGGTAGATATCAGAATTGGGACCTGCTGTGCATTCTTGAATCCTTTTTCAGCAAATGCCTGTCTATCTGGTGCCATATATGCCTATAGATATGCTAAAAGTTATTCacttatttgataattatatatagaatctTGATTTGTAATACATTTTTCTGTACAGAAGTGCGGGTCGTTAGGGGCTGTTGAATTTTTTCCTTGTCTTGTAGAATTTTTCTGTACAGAAGTGCGGGttagaaaattgcaaattagATGTACTTACTTACAACATTAATTCTTAGCCAAGTGTTTGATGTATATTTAGCGTccatgtttttttgttttatccaAAACTATGTAAATTGTAAGGGATTTACTGTCACAACAGGGAGAAGTACTACTtgctttctctttctcaagaATGGGTAGAATGTCATGTAGCATTATATCTGTGTTCATGTCTGATCTTTCGTTGCAAATAgtattgttattgttgtttttgttaattagTGATGGAGAGATAAGTTTGACATTGGTCATTTCTCCACCGGCTATGATATAAGCAGAGCAGCCGTACTAAGATCTTGACATCACAGTATATACGAGCATAGAGAGAAATTAGGGAAACCAAACATATTTACTGAATAGagggttttgttttctttgatgtAATCCTCTCCACGGGAGATATCTTTACAGGAAAAGTaaaatctttcaaaatttacaggAAAATGGAATGCAAAACTTGCCACAAAATTGGTCCAAAACAAAGAGGTTAGAAAGCCCAAACTTTCACAAGAATAAAGACAAATTAAATTGACCTATATGTACTCTTCAGAATCCTGATGCATCTCCTGTTACCTGGCACCTGCAccaaaaatcatttaattagCATCAAGAATGCACTCCTTCAAAAGTGCTTAATCCCCACAATCTAGATACCgagaaaatttgatatttgctTAGTGAAAGGGATCAACACATGCACAAACTTATGAGCTGTAGTTTATTGATGAAAAACAATACCAGAAATTCTAAATTggatacaaaacaaaataagaacaaaCAATGCCAGGTCTAAGTTCGTACttattgcaatattttgttatcTCAGCAAAGGAATGAGAGAGCAATGAAATACCTAACAATTGCAGACGTTATTGAGCATCACTATCCAGAAGGCCACTGGAACAAGGAGTTGCATTGCTTCACTGATTTTGGCTTAAGGATTTTGGAGAAACTCAAATGGACGAAGACCTTTCTGTAATTGCTAGAGAATCCACTACTCATAATACTCACGTATACACCTTCGCGTATCACTTCCAACACATTCATCATCTGGAAGTATAAATGACTTActatattattgttcaatcCAGATAAACATATTTCGGCAACTTATTCCATCTATGTTGACATATAAGGCAGATTCAATCAGGGGCAAGAGTGGAAAATGCATGACCAAACCTGCAAACATCAAATCATGCATGATAAGAGCCAGAAGAAAAAGGCTGGATTATAATCTTCAGAGAGTATAATGGTCAATGGAAATTAACCTGATGATGTAATCCTCTTTCCTTGACTAAATTTTGCTGGATCTGGGCAAGTCACCAGGGGCAACTTTGACTTATGAGCTAGGGATGAATTGCAAGAGTCCTGACCCTAAGTCCTCCTAGGATCCAACTTCCATAGATTGCGGTTCGGGATCACCTTGTAACAGTCCTGTATCAAAACATGGGAGGCGATATGTACTCAAGTTCCACCATCTCTAAATGATTCAGATGGGCTTTGGATCAACTGAATGAAGGTCATTTCTTCAGTCATATACTCGATCATGCACCATGCAGAAGTCTTTACCAATTGAATTGAGGCCCTTATTCTTGTCAAAAGGCAGctgtattaaataatgaaagagGCATTGTGAACTCAAGTATAACTGTACAGATTTACAAGGGTGATATCCTGATGGAACGGGTGATAGGATGCATTGCATATTATTCAGTGAGAAGGAGAtcttttgaattgtttttccTCCTAGATCCCATGTAGAATGTGGAGaccaaaattggaaaaatgcCAGAGGCAGTTCAACGGTTGATGGCTTCCATTGCAACCCGAACAAGGCGCAACAAACCCTCAACATCTTGGAAGTTGAAATCAAGCGCCTTTTTTAGTGAAGAGATACCCTCCTTATGCGAGGTTTCTCCAAGTCTTGAAGTAGCCGCTGTGAAAGCAATTCTTGATTTCCTTGAGGCTTCCATTGCAAAGTTAACATCCTGTGCCTACAAAAAGCAACACTgaatgtgaaatttttttacgCACTAGATATACACAGAGTGAGTAGTGAGTACAGTCGAAGCGCTCAGAATTTCAAGGCAACCTTTATTGCATCTGGATGATTGAGAAACCTATATATTGATTTCCATCCAGAgcccaataaaataattattctgcTACGGCTAGTTGATTATTCTAGGCATACTTACAAAGTTTAGAATACGCAAGAAACCAGAACGACTCCGTGAAGTGATTATATGGCTTCCAGAAACTAGAGGAGAACCGACAACTTTGGCTAAGGCAGCCTTGTCTGAAGCTGCTTGGTGGTTCAAGTTGTCAACATCAGAGGCAGAGGAGGAAGGAGATTCGcctaaatgataataataagtGAGAACCATAATTAGCACTCTCAAAGCTGTTGCAGGTTATGAAAACTAAATTAGAAAGGTTAAGAAATCTTTAAAGCAGACACAGAGAGCAATCtgattgttgattaaattcaGCACAGCTTAATTAAACAAGCTTATACCATAGAAATCCATTCCACAATAACTCAGCGGAACAAATGTGGATTACTATTCGACTTCCTGTGTTTTACCTGCCAATAGTATAAGCAGAGGTAGCACTTGACAATGGTGTAATAACCAAATGCCTAATTATTATCCTAAGGTGAATCTCTGTCACAGTTTCAATTGAGAAGATAAGGGAACCAGTAGCAACTTGGTGATTTTGATTTAAACCATATCACAAATGAATATTGCATCTAGCCTTTACCAGGGGGGACAATTTGTAGAGCTGTCTGCAACTCATTCCGGTCCCTGTTTGCACTGGTATGTGACGAATATATAACTCGCATGTAAGCAACCTCCATGCATTTATACGCCAAAGCAGCAGCAGCCATGTCCTTCGACTTTTCATATTCATGGGCACAAAACCTAGCAAAAAGTAACTATTTAAACATAGAGAAATGCTATCCAGTTACTCCATTTCTGTTGGGGATTAATCACTAACTTAAACATGAGATATATGCTTCAAACTGACTtgtataaaaacaaacatttaaTGCTTTTAAAGGATTGTCCATGAAGAACACAAGAATGTATCATACATGTTATAATCACTGAATAAGACCACTTTTCAATAAGTAAAGCAAAATATTAGCTTTAGACAAGACATTTAAACAGATAAATTCAGTTCCCAAAATCAGAAGCATAAAGCATAAGACACATGCATAGTCCAAATTCTAGGTGGTTATAGTAGCTTACTCGCAGAGCTTTGCAGTGctactatatatatgcattgaGTGCATCAAGTCATTATGCTTTGTGGATTCACTGCTTCCAGATTCCAACAAAGAGGCTCCGTGGAGGAATTTGAGTGCAGCTTGGAAGTAAAAACCATTGCTGTCGGTGGATCCATTATTCTGTAAAACAGAACCCTGTTATGGAATGTTGAGAAAAAGAGTAAACTATGCCAGAATCACCAAAATGTGAACAGACCTTAAGACGATCAGCCAGGTGTTTGAGGTCCTTTGCCTCTTTTAAAGCATTATTAGCAGCATGACTAGAGGAATCCCTTCGAACAGGACTTGAAGCTTCAACATCCCGAACCCTATGAGAATTTGGAGTAGGATGCCTTATAGGTTTTCCATTTGTGTTTTCAGCTTTCTGTCTCTGGTTTGGTGCCTTTGGGGCATCTACATTATCAGTTGCATCATCTGTCAAACATTTTACACCAATTTCCTTCTTAGATACAGAAACAGGGTGGATACTGGCAGCAGTCTCAGTCTGAACTCTTGCCAATGGTGGAAGTGAGTTTGACTTCCCACTCCCACATAGTTCAGCCTGGTTGCTTTTCTTGGGTAATTTCTCATTGCCATGCTCCGATTGAAGATTATGCTTCTTATCGTGGTTTTTGATAGCATCCTGTCCATCATGACCAAGTTTCTTTTGGCTTTGTCCTTTACTGCTCTCTCCTGATGTTCCTCCAGCTGTATCTTTCTTGCAAACAAGCTTATCACCCTTACTAGGAGTGCCAGATTTATCGTCGGGCTTGTTTCTTCTACTCTTTGACTTCTCCTCATACAAATGCACTTGATCCAAAGAATCATGTGAAGGATCAGAAGCCTTGctattaaatttatctaattcAGATCCAGAAGCATGAGTCTTGTCTTTAGAATGAGAAGACAACCCCTTCCCAGATTTCTTCGAGTGAGATCCACTATTATGAGATTTGTTGGTATTTGGTCTCTCTTCAGATTTACATTGATCAAAATGTTGTTTTACACTAGCATACTGATTACTCTGACCCAAATGATCATTATAGACATCAGTAGCATGATCATTGACAGTGAGCATTGCATCATTTTTCACCGCTCCTGTTCGGTCATTCCTCCCCTCTTCACCACATGAAAGCCTTCTTGGACTAGCAGCAGCTAGAGAACCAGAATCACGAAAATCATCTTTACCAAGAAGTTTCTTGCTAGTTGATGTAACCTTCTCAGCCTTGGGGAATCGCAAAGGAGATGAAGAAACTGATTCAACCGGGGAACCTTTAACTTCCTGGCCACTCGTTTTGTTTCTATGTGAGCCAGATACCTTGGAAGAGCTGGAATTGGCAGCAACTGGAGGCTGTAAAGAACCCACATCACTTTTCAAATAATCCGCCGCCTGAGTGTTGCATAGATACTGCCCATTATGCTGGTCCTTCATACCCCTACTTTTTCTCTCAGTTCCTACACTAGCTCTGGTTCCATCAGTGTCTTTTCCCCCCGACTTTGAAACTctagctttcttttctttccggTGATCACTTTCACACATTTCTTCCATAAAATCACCAGAGTCTAGGTGACGTCCTGAACTAGATATGGGTTCTGGATGAGTTTGAGAACCATGTAGTTCCTTTGCTTTCCTCTTCCTAACAGACTCCTTCTCATCACATTTTCCTGAACGGAGCGAACCATTGTCTGAAGTACCTGGAATATGCATCATTTCTGAGACCATATTTGTCTTTGCTTCACCACTCAAATCCTTGTTATACTTGCGCCGATCACCCCCTGATGTATTATTTGACAAACTGGTAGAGGCACGACCTGCTTTTGAGGGAGTCCCACCATTGTCGGAAGTGCAATTTTCATCATCAAAATGTAATTCCtcacttttaattcttttagaaGCTCTAGAACCATCCGTATCAGCCTCTCGCTTGCTTCTTATCTTTAAGCTTGTACCTTCACATGTCATTCAAAGACAACATTCAGATAATTCGAGAAACAAAAGTCCGAGAAGCTCAGACTAGAATTGATAGATACGACTAACATGCATAATCAAGCTGCATTTATGGATTTAGAAAAAGCGCAAGGTGCTTAATAATGATATACCTCTATCAGAAGAGTTGAcaagtgattttttttcttttttaatgtcATTGTACTTCTCAAGTCCACTACTTGATTGTCGCATATGCTGATATTCACATCCATCTGGAGAAGGTGACAGGTTGCCGCTGTtcaaattacttatttttccaGATGTTGCGAGGTTCTTCTTCCTTGAGTTAGAGGATTGAGTAGAACCATCATaatcatttgaatttgccGCCTTAATTGACCCAGGTTTCTTCTTCCCACTGATTGTGGCGGTGTGGACAGCAACAGTTTGGTGCTCTTGATCAGGGTACCTAGCATCGACTGAGGCCATTCCAACTGAAGTCACAACACTATTATTAggttgaatttgttgattctCAGAAGCAGGGGCAGAAACTGAAGCAGCAGGATGGTAAAGGGCTCTTAAAGCATTAGTTGTCTCCTCCTCAGGGATGCTACAGCGGTTCATTCCAGGCCTATTGGAATTGTAGAACCGTAAGTTGTCTATATTGAAGAActtctacacacacacacacacaaatacatagaGAGGCATAGCTCTTGTCAGAGGCTCCAAATTTCTGGCTAACAAGAACTATGTAACAGTTTGACCATCAAGGCAGtagttgataattttcaaCTAAAACCATTAGCCTAGTGATTAGAGAGATAAACTCATCCAAACATGTTTGTCACGTAAATCAGGAAGAGAGTATACATAAAATTGATAGAACTTACAGCCAGGTAAGCATCCTACAAAGCCATTTATCAGGAAGACTCTTAGGATTTGTACCAAGTGGAAGAAGTCTCCACTTTTGACACTTATCACATGAGACCCAATCTTCATTAACCAGAGGAACCATTCCTATTGGAGCTTCAAAACTTGGCCCATTTCC includes:
- the LOC105163168 gene encoding uncharacterized protein LOC105163168; translation: MISVGSRDGRKRLGLGLEMEETELEEGEALSYRDEEEDSTIDPDIALSYIEEKLQNVLGHFQKDFEGGVSAENLGAKFGGYGSFLPTYQRSPPWSHTRSPAEVRNYDSPRSPRKLHSEDQRQNSLASSSASPSARSGAASGKAASAGNTLKGNGCLQYRHAEGSSLKTEVSKKSVNPSDQRTLKVRIKVGSENLPTQKNAEIYSGLGLVVSPSSSLDDSPAASGGQCGKLLDVPEESPTSILQIMTSYPGELLLSPLSEDLIHLTEKMKLRGRCETKSMNKMNRESSGTLVNGSLSSRSNQKVLDQKKLKSYEKDDAFSTELTNPKNNGDKDNTVSLLKKEKDTDIDTLGCEELVSNALKLPLLSSSQHDALKDEAKGEIFSSFTEKEHFDSESAQDIGRIEKLGGRMGSPGQVFESRKGNLASNIAAFPEVNVCKAEKSHALDQSESNVSKGSKALSAAEPTGLSKQAVVQKGGSVSEEGFKPAREKSSTGAKRKQKVAQSIDAQGAYMTKDELVVESSLTPKSGKSPHTKGLVSKNNSRDLQKDHEKPRDTYKDFFGDVGFEDDDNESISGEMTSSGRLKDAQIVGKRSLSEDRNTSKDKYSGKISEKPLSAEKYPRFTSHLPPPGNGPSFEAPIGMVPLVNEDWVSCDKCQKWRLLPLGTNPKSLPDKWLCRMLTWLPGMNRCSIPEEETTNALRALYHPAASVSAPASENQQIQPNNSVVTSVGMASVDARYPDQEHQTVAVHTATISGKKKPGSIKAANSNDYDGSTQSSNSRKKNLATSGKISNLNSGNLSPSPDGCEYQHMRQSSSGLEKYNDIKKEKKSLVNSSDRGTSLKIRSKREADTDGSRASKRIKSEELHFDDENCTSDNGGTPSKAGRASTSLSNNTSGGDRRKYNKDLSGEAKTNMVSEMMHIPGTSDNGSLRSGKCDEKESVRKRKAKELHGSQTHPEPISSSGRHLDSGDFMEEMCESDHRKEKKARVSKSGGKDTDGTRASVGTERKSRGMKDQHNGQYLCNTQAADYLKSDVGSLQPPVAANSSSSKVSGSHRNKTSGQEVKGSPVESVSSSPLRFPKAEKVTSTSKKLLGKDDFRDSGSLAAASPRRLSCGEEGRNDRTGAVKNDAMLTVNDHATDVYNDHLGQSNQYASVKQHFDQCKSEERPNTNKSHNSGSHSKKSGKGLSSHSKDKTHASGSELDKFNSKASDPSHDSLDQVHLYEEKSKSRRNKPDDKSGTPSKGDKLVCKKDTAGGTSGESSKGQSQKKLGHDGQDAIKNHDKKHNLQSEHGNEKLPKKSNQAELCGSGKSNSLPPLARVQTETAASIHPVSVSKKEIGVKCLTDDATDNVDAPKAPNQRQKAENTNGKPIRHPTPNSHRVRDVEASSPVRRDSSSHAANNALKEAKDLKHLADRLKNNGSTDSNGFYFQAALKFLHGASLLESGSSESTKHNDLMHSMHIYSSTAKLCEFCAHEYEKSKDMAAAALAYKCMEVAYMRVIYSSHTSANRDRNELQTALQIVPPGESPSSSASDVDNLNHQAASDKAALAKVVGSPLVSGSHIITSRSRSGFLRILNFAQDVNFAMEASRKSRIAFTAATSRLGETSHKEGISSLKKALDFNFQDVEGLLRLVRVAMEAINR
- the LOC105163167 gene encoding LOW QUALITY PROTEIN: cullin-1 (The sequence of the model RefSeq protein was modified relative to this genomic sequence to represent the inferred CDS: inserted 3 bases in 2 codons), with amino-acid sequence MLIWQIDQEHKGQQIDSALLKNVLDIFVEIGMGQMDYYENDLESAMLDDTAAYYSRKASDWIVEDSCPDYMLKAEECLKKEKDRVFHCLHSSSEAKLLEKVQNEXLVLYTNQLLEKEQSGCHVLLRDDKVEDLSRMYRLFQRIPKGLEHVANTFRQHVTVEGMVVIQQAEDAASHKIEKATGGQEQVLVPKVIELHDKYYAYVTDCFCNNSIFHKALKDAFETFCNKVIGGTSTPELLASFCDNILKKGGSDKLSDEAIEETLDKVVKLLAYVNDKDLFAEFYRKRLSRRLLFDRSANDDHEKTFFNKIEAAVCGRFTSKMEGMVTDITLARENQTWFQEYLSNNEAANPGMELTVTVPTTGFWPSYKLSDLXXXLFQVKCVEVFKEFYQTKTKHRKLAWIYSLGTCNINGKFEQKTVEQILGTFQAAVLLLFNNADRLSYSEITIQLNLGDDDLFRLLQSLSCAKYKILNKEPNTKSVSTNDYFEFNSKFTDKMRRIRIPLLSVDDRKKVVEDVDKDRRYAIDAAIVRIMKSHKVLGHQQLVLECVEQLSRMFKPDFXKRIEDLITRDYLERDKENPNLFRYLA